Proteins from a genomic interval of Bombus affinis isolate iyBomAffi1 chromosome 14, iyBomAffi1.2, whole genome shotgun sequence:
- the LOC126924105 gene encoding adhesion G protein-coupled receptor A3 isoform X2, whose translation MRAILLFLILIQTRGETIQTCPKYCTCKLGAQAEWLRIKCSNELQNIRDINLDSVSVELVQLDLSKNDIYAIEANIFKNLTNLKRLNLSQNDITFIGENSFDGLGNLERLDLSKNQISTIDAHTFSKLPNLKRLKLNENKLITLMEGTFYGLKSLKQLDLSNNPWRCDCELYWFSNWIHNSSIKLNPAPKCVSPVNIKGEFVKKLKYSENIQCQWLPPTIELRPVHNQVVFAGDSITLKCRAPSITEDRNARLSWLWYPNTTSETVDLNTFLDPQKSLSNIKVDNRYLADSGIVDSSLSIVPVKEEHNGQWNCLLVSVNGNRTKAINVIVISEETRYCPLAVTKNNKGIYTWPKTIVGWRAELPCEGNHLSGLMQMPLKASYQCNITGYWENLNTELCPYISHITKSLEQFSKVNLSLTRISLLESAKKFKNYTGNAIKITDPIEVDFITQTIENYLNFVTEEKELGSMLIEVISTLINVPKNILKKAEISFKSCTRLIKAVEKIIQFTPSIQFYKKNMALEEFRVKRDSFTGLICTWYSNNNPEIRFLQCTTNNRTSPINIKDKIIEASIHLPASLLQYSQEVTAHQLMISVYSNSRLFPKIINNDNMDIPSCVIGSKLYGMSIQNLTEPVYIMLKAPLYYYAGKKLLPVVWDETLNKSGGWTSDGCYLRNVLNNLIIFHCNRLGYYGLLQDTSTFDYNGNSISGAKFRYSNPAIYIGSIATVTCLVIMSVTYIVCYTSIAMPKKAKHCVINTWFAMALLSFFYSIGIYQTENIPICQGVGLILHYLSLCCLLWMAVFASNMYKKLPKPDLEDIPDNELQDPPIPKPLLGLYLVGWGIAMIICGISGAINLREYAGYSYCFLTTAPALVALFVPAGFLIVYLSIFHLLIKCSIQNVDMNAQLSEGTQATENMDLELLEPNTNLSVGRNSARSAQTVLSDIDDSEHSQITQLKGQIIILILYLISWITAAAAITKPLSAYISFDETIFATLYSLFSSSLGIFIFFFYGIARNDVRSQWLKMGCWFQKRKNQCCRTRSISDANPVIATQSLVQNLVPPMSNSQATQVTSDSNSIGSSRYTNRSQTYNAFKVTDIITSQEVSPVGRKMTNVNLVVLHRQQYRSDNSVTTYIEPTCVEMFYNPHQSGVARKFFRKQRRHTKNNNLGPRKQGDGGAMSDAGSCISVPRSTTKLDSNIDQTILSSSAKVNNTNIHVELNPINDIKNVNILSDSGGSISEERNVPVRFVIGQEGLFGNVRKVNNNCRLHDSLNTVSNSARNNCQKVELLSITLHDSDMDIKTDEEKHLQSVSQQCSLEYSSEIESITQMTSEKSDHNLPEVYETVDAIVDPKWLKKDCQSMNEFHGVEERRFNATSKWLTHSNSMHCLPIETVKPLKNNFCNSLNDITSLTSLKKCEYLKSFTDLQNITNSNLCDKSRLSQKSFNKLESPFPKVNSAVKDNLHKLMQTTYITSTRNTECASNVCTDGLRSKQKLISSMIDMTSLMHSSCNIVKNLDSNNEVESLNRQQNIQNIETSKTHLNNPNTYLQIVKKETSV comes from the exons ATGAGAGCtattttattgtttttaattttaattcaaacaAGAGGAGAAACAATCCAGACATGTCCAAAGTATTGCACATGTAAACTTGGTGCACAAGCAGAATGGCTACGTATTAAATGTAGTAATGAATTGCAGAACATTAGGGATATCAATCTTGATAGTGTCAGCGTGGAATTAGTTCAATT AGATTTGAGCAAGAATGATATTTATGCTATTGAAGCtaatatatttaagaatttGACAAATTTGAAACGTTTGAACTTATCGCAAAATGATATAACTTTTATTGGTGAAAATTCTTTTGATGGTCTTGGAAATTTAGAGAGATT GGATTTAAGTAAAAATCAAATTTCAACTATAGATGCTCATACATTTAGCAAGTTGCCAAACTTGAAAAGGCT gaaattaaacgaaaataaattaataactttAATGGAGGGTACTTTTTATGGTCTAAAATCTTTAAAACAGTT aGATTTATCTAACAATCCATGGAGATGTGACTGTGAATTATACTGGTTTAGTAATTGGATTCATAATAGTTCTATTAAATTaaa tcCTGCCCCAAAATGTGTATCACCTGTAAATATCAAAGGTGAATTTGTGAAAAAATTAAAGTATTCAGAGAATATTCAATGTCAGTGGTTACCTCCCACAATTGAACTTCGGCCAGTTCATAATCAAGTAGTATTTGCTGGAGATTCTATAACTTTAAAATGCAGAGCACCTAGTATAACAGAAGATAGAAATGCAAGACTAAGTTGGTTGTGGTATCCTAATACTACTTCTGAAACTGTAGATTTAAATACATTTCTAGATCCACAAAAAAGTTTATCTAATATTAAAGTGGATAACAGATATCTTGCAGATAGTGGCATTGTGGACAG ttcTCTTAGTATTGTTCCTGTTAAAGAAGAACACAATGGCCAATGGAACTGTTTGTTAGTTTCTGTAAATGGTAATAGAACAAAAGCAATCAATGTAATAGTTATCTCTGAAGAAACTCGTTACTGTCCTCTAGCag TAACTAAAAATAATAAAGGTATTTATACATGGCCAAAAACTATAGTAGGATGGAGGGCAGAATTACCATGCGAAGGCAACCACTTATCAGGTTTAATGCAAATGCCTTTAAAAGCTTCTTATCAATGTAATATTACAGGATATTGGGAGAATTTAAACACAGAATTATGTCCTTACATATCACATATAACAAAAAGTTTAGAACAATTTTCTAAAGTTAATCTTTCACTTACAAGGATCAGTTTATTAGAAAGTGCaaagaaattcaaaaattatACAGGAAATGCCATAAAAATAACCGATCCTATTGAAGTTGATTTCATAACTCAAACTATAGAAAATTACTTAAATTTTGTAACTGAAGAAAAAGAACTTGGTTCTATGTTGATTGAAGTCATTAGTACTCTGATTAATGTAccaaagaatattttaaaaaaggcTGAAATTTCCTTTAAATCTTGCACGCGACTAATAAAAGCTGTAGAAAAGATTATACAGTTTACTCCATCTATACAGTTTTACAAGAAAAACATGGCATTAGAAGAATTCAGAGTGAAACGTGATAGTTTTACAGGATTAATATGTACGTGGTATTCCAATAATAATCCAGAAATACGATTTTTACAATGTACAACAAACAATAGAACATCCCCAATtaatataaaagataaaataattgaaGCATCAATACATCTACCTGCATCTTTATTACAATATTCACAAGAAGTTACTGCTCATCAATTAATGATTTCTGTATATAGCAATAGTAGATTGTTTCCTAAAATAATTAACAATGATAATATGGATATTCCATCATGTGTTATTGGAAGCAAGTTAT ATGGAATGTCAATACAAAATTTAACTGAGCCTGTATACATTATGTTAAAGGCACCTTTATACTACTACGCCGGAAAAAAATTATTACCCGTAGTTTGGGATGAAACATTAAATAAATCAGGAGGCTGGACAAGTGATGGTTGCTATTTAAGAAATGTATTAAACAacttaataatatttcattgcAATAGATTGGGATATTATGGCCTTTTACAAGATACTtctacatttgattacaatggTAACAG CATAAGCGGCGCCAAATTTAGGTATTCAAATCCAGCAATATATATTGGAAGTATTGCAACAGTAACATGTTTAGTTATTATGTCTGTTACATACATTGTCTGTTACACATCAATTGCTATGCCTAAAAAAGCAAAACATTGTGTTATTAATACTTGGTTTGCTATGGCATTATTATCATTTTTTTATAGTATTGGTATTTACCAAACAGAAAACATACCAATTTGTCAAGGTGTTGGTCTTATTCTGCATTACTTGTCTTTATGTTGTTTATTATGGATGGCAGTATTTGCAAG caatatgtataaaaaattacctaaACCAGATCTCGAAGATATTCCAGATAATGAACTTCAAGATCCACCAATACCGAAACCATTATTAGGACTGTATCTAGTTGGCTGGGGTATAGCTATGATCATTTGTGGTATATCTGGCGCAATAAATTTACGAGAATACGCTGGATATTCATATTGCTTTCTCACAACTGCTCCTGCTCTTGTTGCATTGTTTGTTCCAGCTGGATTTCTAATTGTGTATTTATCTATTTTTCATTTACTCATTAAATGTTCAATTCAAAATGTTGATATGAATGCTCAGTTGTCTGAAGGTACACAAGCAACGGAAAATATGGATTTAGAATTATTGGAACCCAATACAAATCTTTCTGTAGGCAGGAATAGTGCACGCAGTGCACAGACTGTTTTATCTGATATTGACGACTCAGAACATTCTCAAATAACTCAACTGAAGGgtcaaattattattttaattttatatttaatatcatgGATTACTGCAGCAGCAGCTATAACAAAACCATTAAGTGCATACATTTCGTTTGATGAAACTATATTTGCTACTTTATATTCCCTTTTTTCTAGTTCACTTGGAATtttcatcttctttttttatgggATTGCACGAAATGATGTTAGGTCACAATGGTTAAAAATGGGTTGCTGGTTTCAAAAACGAAAGAATCAATGTTGTCGAACAAGAAGTATCTCTGATGCAAATCCTGTAATAGCAACGCAATCATTAGTACAAAATTTAGTACCTCCAATGTCTAATTCTCAGGCTACTCAAGTTACATCTGATTCAAATTCCATTGGTTCATCCAGATACACCAATAGGTCGCAAACTTATAATGCGTTTAAAGTTACAGATATTATAACCAGTCAAGAAGTTTCACCTGTTGGTAGAAAAATGACCAATGTGAACTTAGTTGTATTACATCGACAGCAATACAGATCTGATAATTCTGTAACAACATATATTGAACCAACTTGTGTTGAAATGTTTTATAATCCTCATCAAAGTGGAGTTGCTAGAAAATTTTTTAGAAAACAACGTCGTCATACAAAAAATAATAATCTTGGTCCTCGAAAACAAGGTGATGGCGGTGCTATGAGTGATGCTGGTAGTTGCATTTCTGTACCACGATCTACTACAAAATTAGATAGTAATATAGACCAAACCATCTTAAGTAGCAGTGCGAAAGTAAATAATACGAATATCCATGTTGAGTTAAATCCAATAAATGACATTAAAAACGTTAATATACTCTCAGATAGCGGTGGTAGTATCTCAGAGGAAAGAAATGTTCCAGTGCGATTTGTTATTGGTCAAGAAGGTCTTTTTGGAAATGTAAGAAAAGTTAATAATAACTGTAGATTACACGATTCTTTAAACACAGTATCAAACTCTGCAAGGAATAATTGCCAAAAAGTAGAATTACTGAGTATAACTTTACATGACTCAGACATGGACATCAAAACTGATGAAGAAAAACATCTGCAAAGTGTTTCACAACAATGTAGTTTAGAATATAGCTCGGAAATAGAATCTATTACTCAGATGACTAGTGAAAAAAGCGATCATAATTTACCAGAAGTTTATGAAACTGTAGATGCCATTGTGGACCCAAAATGGTTAAAAAAAGACTGTCAAAGTATGAATGAATTTCATGGAGTAGAAGAGCGGCGGTTTAATGCCACTTCAAAATGGTTAACTCATTCTAATAGCATGCACTGTCTTCCAATAGAAACTGTGAAACcattaaagaataatttttgTAATTCATTAAATGACATCACATCCCTTACTAGCTTAAAAAAATGTGAATATCTGAAATCATTTACAGACttacaaaatattacaaattcaaatttatGTGATAAAAGTCGCCTATCTCAAAAATCATTTAACAAATTAGAATCACCTTTCCCTAAAGTAAATAGTGCAGTTAAAgataatttacataaattaatGCAGACTACATATATTACATCTACAAGAAATACTGAATGTGCCTCTAATGTGTGCACTGATGGATTGAGATCTAAACAAAAATTAATCAGTTCTATGATTGATATGACATCACTTATGCATAGTTCTTGTaatattgtaaaaaatttaGATTCAAACAATGAAGTAGAGAGCTTAAACAGACaacaaaatatacagaata
- the LOC126924105 gene encoding adhesion G protein-coupled receptor A3 isoform X1: MRAILLFLILIQTRGETIQTCPKYCTCKLGAQAEWLRIKCSNELQNIRDINLDSVSVELVQLDLSKNDIYAIEANIFKNLTNLKRLNLSQNDITFIGENSFDGLGNLERLDLSKNQISTIDAHTFSKLPNLKRLDLSGNNISVVKPSLFHNLLALERLKLNENKLITLMEGTFYGLKSLKQLDLSNNPWRCDCELYWFSNWIHNSSIKLNPAPKCVSPVNIKGEFVKKLKYSENIQCQWLPPTIELRPVHNQVVFAGDSITLKCRAPSITEDRNARLSWLWYPNTTSETVDLNTFLDPQKSLSNIKVDNRYLADSGIVDSSLSIVPVKEEHNGQWNCLLVSVNGNRTKAINVIVISEETRYCPLAVTKNNKGIYTWPKTIVGWRAELPCEGNHLSGLMQMPLKASYQCNITGYWENLNTELCPYISHITKSLEQFSKVNLSLTRISLLESAKKFKNYTGNAIKITDPIEVDFITQTIENYLNFVTEEKELGSMLIEVISTLINVPKNILKKAEISFKSCTRLIKAVEKIIQFTPSIQFYKKNMALEEFRVKRDSFTGLICTWYSNNNPEIRFLQCTTNNRTSPINIKDKIIEASIHLPASLLQYSQEVTAHQLMISVYSNSRLFPKIINNDNMDIPSCVIGSKLYGMSIQNLTEPVYIMLKAPLYYYAGKKLLPVVWDETLNKSGGWTSDGCYLRNVLNNLIIFHCNRLGYYGLLQDTSTFDYNGNSISGAKFRYSNPAIYIGSIATVTCLVIMSVTYIVCYTSIAMPKKAKHCVINTWFAMALLSFFYSIGIYQTENIPICQGVGLILHYLSLCCLLWMAVFASNMYKKLPKPDLEDIPDNELQDPPIPKPLLGLYLVGWGIAMIICGISGAINLREYAGYSYCFLTTAPALVALFVPAGFLIVYLSIFHLLIKCSIQNVDMNAQLSEGTQATENMDLELLEPNTNLSVGRNSARSAQTVLSDIDDSEHSQITQLKGQIIILILYLISWITAAAAITKPLSAYISFDETIFATLYSLFSSSLGIFIFFFYGIARNDVRSQWLKMGCWFQKRKNQCCRTRSISDANPVIATQSLVQNLVPPMSNSQATQVTSDSNSIGSSRYTNRSQTYNAFKVTDIITSQEVSPVGRKMTNVNLVVLHRQQYRSDNSVTTYIEPTCVEMFYNPHQSGVARKFFRKQRRHTKNNNLGPRKQGDGGAMSDAGSCISVPRSTTKLDSNIDQTILSSSAKVNNTNIHVELNPINDIKNVNILSDSGGSISEERNVPVRFVIGQEGLFGNVRKVNNNCRLHDSLNTVSNSARNNCQKVELLSITLHDSDMDIKTDEEKHLQSVSQQCSLEYSSEIESITQMTSEKSDHNLPEVYETVDAIVDPKWLKKDCQSMNEFHGVEERRFNATSKWLTHSNSMHCLPIETVKPLKNNFCNSLNDITSLTSLKKCEYLKSFTDLQNITNSNLCDKSRLSQKSFNKLESPFPKVNSAVKDNLHKLMQTTYITSTRNTECASNVCTDGLRSKQKLISSMIDMTSLMHSSCNIVKNLDSNNEVESLNRQQNIQNIETSKTHLNNPNTYLQIVKKETSV; the protein is encoded by the exons ATGAGAGCtattttattgtttttaattttaattcaaacaAGAGGAGAAACAATCCAGACATGTCCAAAGTATTGCACATGTAAACTTGGTGCACAAGCAGAATGGCTACGTATTAAATGTAGTAATGAATTGCAGAACATTAGGGATATCAATCTTGATAGTGTCAGCGTGGAATTAGTTCAATT AGATTTGAGCAAGAATGATATTTATGCTATTGAAGCtaatatatttaagaatttGACAAATTTGAAACGTTTGAACTTATCGCAAAATGATATAACTTTTATTGGTGAAAATTCTTTTGATGGTCTTGGAAATTTAGAGAGATT GGATTTAAGTAAAAATCAAATTTCAACTATAGATGCTCATACATTTAGCAAGTTGCCAAACTTGAAAAGGCT TGATTTGTCTGGCAACAACATAAGTGTGGTGAAACCAtcattatttcataatttactGGCTTTAGAACGCTT gaaattaaacgaaaataaattaataactttAATGGAGGGTACTTTTTATGGTCTAAAATCTTTAAAACAGTT aGATTTATCTAACAATCCATGGAGATGTGACTGTGAATTATACTGGTTTAGTAATTGGATTCATAATAGTTCTATTAAATTaaa tcCTGCCCCAAAATGTGTATCACCTGTAAATATCAAAGGTGAATTTGTGAAAAAATTAAAGTATTCAGAGAATATTCAATGTCAGTGGTTACCTCCCACAATTGAACTTCGGCCAGTTCATAATCAAGTAGTATTTGCTGGAGATTCTATAACTTTAAAATGCAGAGCACCTAGTATAACAGAAGATAGAAATGCAAGACTAAGTTGGTTGTGGTATCCTAATACTACTTCTGAAACTGTAGATTTAAATACATTTCTAGATCCACAAAAAAGTTTATCTAATATTAAAGTGGATAACAGATATCTTGCAGATAGTGGCATTGTGGACAG ttcTCTTAGTATTGTTCCTGTTAAAGAAGAACACAATGGCCAATGGAACTGTTTGTTAGTTTCTGTAAATGGTAATAGAACAAAAGCAATCAATGTAATAGTTATCTCTGAAGAAACTCGTTACTGTCCTCTAGCag TAACTAAAAATAATAAAGGTATTTATACATGGCCAAAAACTATAGTAGGATGGAGGGCAGAATTACCATGCGAAGGCAACCACTTATCAGGTTTAATGCAAATGCCTTTAAAAGCTTCTTATCAATGTAATATTACAGGATATTGGGAGAATTTAAACACAGAATTATGTCCTTACATATCACATATAACAAAAAGTTTAGAACAATTTTCTAAAGTTAATCTTTCACTTACAAGGATCAGTTTATTAGAAAGTGCaaagaaattcaaaaattatACAGGAAATGCCATAAAAATAACCGATCCTATTGAAGTTGATTTCATAACTCAAACTATAGAAAATTACTTAAATTTTGTAACTGAAGAAAAAGAACTTGGTTCTATGTTGATTGAAGTCATTAGTACTCTGATTAATGTAccaaagaatattttaaaaaaggcTGAAATTTCCTTTAAATCTTGCACGCGACTAATAAAAGCTGTAGAAAAGATTATACAGTTTACTCCATCTATACAGTTTTACAAGAAAAACATGGCATTAGAAGAATTCAGAGTGAAACGTGATAGTTTTACAGGATTAATATGTACGTGGTATTCCAATAATAATCCAGAAATACGATTTTTACAATGTACAACAAACAATAGAACATCCCCAATtaatataaaagataaaataattgaaGCATCAATACATCTACCTGCATCTTTATTACAATATTCACAAGAAGTTACTGCTCATCAATTAATGATTTCTGTATATAGCAATAGTAGATTGTTTCCTAAAATAATTAACAATGATAATATGGATATTCCATCATGTGTTATTGGAAGCAAGTTAT ATGGAATGTCAATACAAAATTTAACTGAGCCTGTATACATTATGTTAAAGGCACCTTTATACTACTACGCCGGAAAAAAATTATTACCCGTAGTTTGGGATGAAACATTAAATAAATCAGGAGGCTGGACAAGTGATGGTTGCTATTTAAGAAATGTATTAAACAacttaataatatttcattgcAATAGATTGGGATATTATGGCCTTTTACAAGATACTtctacatttgattacaatggTAACAG CATAAGCGGCGCCAAATTTAGGTATTCAAATCCAGCAATATATATTGGAAGTATTGCAACAGTAACATGTTTAGTTATTATGTCTGTTACATACATTGTCTGTTACACATCAATTGCTATGCCTAAAAAAGCAAAACATTGTGTTATTAATACTTGGTTTGCTATGGCATTATTATCATTTTTTTATAGTATTGGTATTTACCAAACAGAAAACATACCAATTTGTCAAGGTGTTGGTCTTATTCTGCATTACTTGTCTTTATGTTGTTTATTATGGATGGCAGTATTTGCAAG caatatgtataaaaaattacctaaACCAGATCTCGAAGATATTCCAGATAATGAACTTCAAGATCCACCAATACCGAAACCATTATTAGGACTGTATCTAGTTGGCTGGGGTATAGCTATGATCATTTGTGGTATATCTGGCGCAATAAATTTACGAGAATACGCTGGATATTCATATTGCTTTCTCACAACTGCTCCTGCTCTTGTTGCATTGTTTGTTCCAGCTGGATTTCTAATTGTGTATTTATCTATTTTTCATTTACTCATTAAATGTTCAATTCAAAATGTTGATATGAATGCTCAGTTGTCTGAAGGTACACAAGCAACGGAAAATATGGATTTAGAATTATTGGAACCCAATACAAATCTTTCTGTAGGCAGGAATAGTGCACGCAGTGCACAGACTGTTTTATCTGATATTGACGACTCAGAACATTCTCAAATAACTCAACTGAAGGgtcaaattattattttaattttatatttaatatcatgGATTACTGCAGCAGCAGCTATAACAAAACCATTAAGTGCATACATTTCGTTTGATGAAACTATATTTGCTACTTTATATTCCCTTTTTTCTAGTTCACTTGGAATtttcatcttctttttttatgggATTGCACGAAATGATGTTAGGTCACAATGGTTAAAAATGGGTTGCTGGTTTCAAAAACGAAAGAATCAATGTTGTCGAACAAGAAGTATCTCTGATGCAAATCCTGTAATAGCAACGCAATCATTAGTACAAAATTTAGTACCTCCAATGTCTAATTCTCAGGCTACTCAAGTTACATCTGATTCAAATTCCATTGGTTCATCCAGATACACCAATAGGTCGCAAACTTATAATGCGTTTAAAGTTACAGATATTATAACCAGTCAAGAAGTTTCACCTGTTGGTAGAAAAATGACCAATGTGAACTTAGTTGTATTACATCGACAGCAATACAGATCTGATAATTCTGTAACAACATATATTGAACCAACTTGTGTTGAAATGTTTTATAATCCTCATCAAAGTGGAGTTGCTAGAAAATTTTTTAGAAAACAACGTCGTCATACAAAAAATAATAATCTTGGTCCTCGAAAACAAGGTGATGGCGGTGCTATGAGTGATGCTGGTAGTTGCATTTCTGTACCACGATCTACTACAAAATTAGATAGTAATATAGACCAAACCATCTTAAGTAGCAGTGCGAAAGTAAATAATACGAATATCCATGTTGAGTTAAATCCAATAAATGACATTAAAAACGTTAATATACTCTCAGATAGCGGTGGTAGTATCTCAGAGGAAAGAAATGTTCCAGTGCGATTTGTTATTGGTCAAGAAGGTCTTTTTGGAAATGTAAGAAAAGTTAATAATAACTGTAGATTACACGATTCTTTAAACACAGTATCAAACTCTGCAAGGAATAATTGCCAAAAAGTAGAATTACTGAGTATAACTTTACATGACTCAGACATGGACATCAAAACTGATGAAGAAAAACATCTGCAAAGTGTTTCACAACAATGTAGTTTAGAATATAGCTCGGAAATAGAATCTATTACTCAGATGACTAGTGAAAAAAGCGATCATAATTTACCAGAAGTTTATGAAACTGTAGATGCCATTGTGGACCCAAAATGGTTAAAAAAAGACTGTCAAAGTATGAATGAATTTCATGGAGTAGAAGAGCGGCGGTTTAATGCCACTTCAAAATGGTTAACTCATTCTAATAGCATGCACTGTCTTCCAATAGAAACTGTGAAACcattaaagaataatttttgTAATTCATTAAATGACATCACATCCCTTACTAGCTTAAAAAAATGTGAATATCTGAAATCATTTACAGACttacaaaatattacaaattcaaatttatGTGATAAAAGTCGCCTATCTCAAAAATCATTTAACAAATTAGAATCACCTTTCCCTAAAGTAAATAGTGCAGTTAAAgataatttacataaattaatGCAGACTACATATATTACATCTACAAGAAATACTGAATGTGCCTCTAATGTGTGCACTGATGGATTGAGATCTAAACAAAAATTAATCAGTTCTATGATTGATATGACATCACTTATGCATAGTTCTTGTaatattgtaaaaaatttaGATTCAAACAATGAAGTAGAGAGCTTAAACAGACaacaaaatatacagaata